In Toxotes jaculatrix isolate fToxJac2 chromosome 12, fToxJac2.pri, whole genome shotgun sequence, the following are encoded in one genomic region:
- the c12h5orf24 gene encoding UPF0461 protein C5orf24 homolog: MMRQVTSSDFCMNSRPSCLAEDSHHPTSHFDLCTSQSNKFYPPPPPSSLQMTLTPMALPTQSHKPMVCQRQEVLGGDHRSPGKLPGIKSTDQAPDDPKKKNKAAGKTGRRGRPLGTTKLAGYRTSTGRPLGTTRAAGFKTSPGRPLGTTRAAGYKVSPGRPPGSIKGLSRLNKLAYGSNCSGAAFPYPLPHKEILCEPSCKEKTANE, from the coding sequence ATGATGCGCCAGGTGACAAGCAGTGACTTCTGCATGAATAGCAGGCCGTCATGCCTAGCTGAGGACAGCCACCACCCCACCTCCCACTTTGACCTGTGCACCTCCCAGTCCAATAAGTTCtaccctcctccccctccgtCGTCGCTTCAGATGACGCTGACGCCCATGGCCTTACCCACCCAGAGCCACAAGCCCATGGTGTgccagagacaggaagtgctaGGGGGTGACCACCGCTCACCTGGAAAACTACCAGGCATTAAAAGCACTGATCAAGCACCAGACGACcccaagaagaagaacaaggcTGCTGGGAAGACGGGCAGACGCGGGAGGCCTTTGGGAACCACCAAGCTAGCCGGATACAGAACCAGCACGGGGCGACCCCTCGGCACCACCAGAGCTGCTGGTTTTAAGACGAGCCCGGGAAGGCCTCTAGGTACGACCAGAGCAGCGGGTTACAAGGTCAGCCCTGGACGGCCTCCTGGCAGCATCAAAGGCCTCTCTCGCCTCAACAAACTGGCTTATGGTAGCAACTGCAGCGGAGCGGCTTTCCCTTATCCTCTACCACACAAAGAAATCCTCTGTGAACCTTCCTGCAAAGAGAAGACAGCTAATGAGTAA